A stretch of DNA from Gammaproteobacteria bacterium:
GCGTCGGGTGGAACGTCGCCATACCCCAATGGAAACCCCGCCCGGGCGCTTCCGCGGCACCGGCCAGCGGAGAACCGATCATCACCGCATCGGCGCCGCATGCGATGGCCTTCGCGATGTCGCCGCCGCGGCGCATTCCCCCGTCGGCGATCACATGAACGTAGCGGCCGGTCTCGTCGAGATATCGGATCCTCGCTCCGGCGGCGTCGGCGATCGCTGTTGCTTGCGGGACCCCGATGCCGAGCACGCCCCTCGTCGTGCAGGCGGCACCGGGACCGACACCTACGAGAATGCCGACCGCGCCGGTGCGCATGAGATGCAGGGCCGTCGAGTGGGAAGCGCATCCTCCGACGATCACCGGGAGGTCGAAGTTGGCGATGAACTCACGCAGATCCAGCGGCTCCGAGCGTGTCGAGACGTGCTCGGCAGAGACAACGGTGCCTTGAACCACGAGCACGTCGAGCCCGGCGTCCACGGTCAGCTTCGCGTAGTCGCGCACTCTCTGCGGAGTCAGGCTGGCGGCCGTGATGCCGCCGGAAGTGCGCATCTCCTCGATTCGCCTTCCGATCAGTTCCGGCTTGATCGGTTCTGCGTAGATCTCTTGCATCCTGCGCGTAGCCGTGCTGCTGGACAGCGTGGCGATCTCTTCGAA
This window harbors:
- a CDS encoding GuaB3 family IMP dehydrogenase-related protein; the protein is MEIEIGIGKSGRRAYSFDDIAIVPSRRTRDPEDVDISWQFDAFNFDLPMLGSAMDSAISPATAKEISRLGGLGVLNLEGLWTRHEDPMPLFEEIATLSSSTATRRMQEIYAEPIKPELIGRRIEEMRTSGGITAASLTPQRVRDYAKLTVDAGLDVLVVQGTVVSAEHVSTRSEPLDLREFIANFDLPVIVGGCASHSTALHLMRTGAVGILVGVGPGAACTTRGVLGIGVPQATAIADAAGARIRYLDETGRYVHVIADGGMRRGGDIAKAIACGADAVMIGSPLAGAAEAPGRGFHWGMATFHPTLPRGARVEVGALGTLEEILIGPAYENDGRRNLFGALRVSMATTGYRDLKEFQKAEVMIAPSLQTEGKALQRSQQVGMG